The Pseudanabaena yagii GIHE-NHR1 genome segment GTGAGAATTTTTGCGCCGGGCTTTGTATTAAAGCTACGCAAAGCCTGTCCGACTTGAATCGCCAATTCGCGAGTGGGTGTCAAGATCAGGGCTTGTAAAGAGTCGTCATTGAGATCCAAACGTTCCAAAATCGGCAAAGCAAAAGCAGCAGTTTTACCAGTACCAGTCTGAGCTTGACCGAGTACATCTGCGCCTGCGAGTAATTGGGGAATTGCTTGTTCTTGAATAGCTGTAGGCTCTGTAAAGCCAATGGATTCGAGCTTAGCAACTCGCGCTTCTGAAATACCGAGAGAAATAAAAGATGAGGGCATGGATGATCCTAAGATTTGCAGCAAATTTGTTCTAAGAACAGTTCGCCTATTCTGCCAATCGCACGCGATAAACAATCAATAACAAAGCCGAAGGACATCTCTGCCCTAAATTTTAAGCAGTTTAAAAAGAGCTTTTTTATGAAAACCTCAGCTTCCAAAGATTAAGATTGCTTTGGATAGTCATGCAATGGGAGAAGTCAGCAAAATGAAGTTAATTGTTTCTAGTATAAACCTATGTTAAAGATTGTAAACAAACTTTTCGAGGATTTATACCTATGGTAAGGGTTAGTTTGAGCCAATAGTCACTGCTGAGACTAGATTTCAAATTAAAATTAGTCATCAGCCAAAAGGTTTTGTTTGGATTGATCCAATTCTGTCCACAGATCCTTGATCTGTTTATAAGCTTCATTGGGTGAGATCTTACCACCAGTTTCTAAGGCACATATGATCGACACGCGATTCGTAAATTCTTGCAAGTTAGCATTAAAAGCTAAATTCTCTGGAGAAAACTCGCCCCTATAACTTGGGATAGGGTTTAAAAACCGATCTTTGTCAATATTAGACATGGGCGTTTAGCCAATAGGTGTAAGCGGGACAGGCTGAGAAGATCTCAAGATCGCAGACGGATGCAGATGTGGGGAAAAGCGATTATTCTGCAACCTGCCCGAATACGCAGGTCATCAACAAAATGTCATCAGACCATCATCTAAGTTGATCAATCTCAAATCATTACCAAATTAATCATAGCAAATTCATATTAAGAAGCTAGTAATCTAGACTACTCAAATACAATTTAATACTGCGTTTCCACCAGTGATTAATTGCAAATGCTCATGATCAGGCAACATTAGTGCTTAATGCTGATTAAGACAATGGAACTTACTTGGCAGCAGTAGCTTTATTGTAAGCAACTGCGAGTTTTGCTTTACGACGTGCACCTGTGTTGCCATGTAACACGCCACGCTTGACAGCGCGATCTATTTTGCTATAGGCAAGAGACTGTTTTGCGTTCACTGCTTCTAAAGCCTCAGGCGTAGGATTTGCCTTATAGGTATCGACCGCTTCTAAATAGCTTTTAATTAGGGTCTTGACGGCTGACTTATATGATCTATTATGCAGACGGTTGCGCTCAGCGATCTGAATGCGCTTTTTTGCGGACTTGATATTTGCCACAGTTTATTCCTTTAACGAAATGACATGGTTTAAAGCATTTATCATCGTAACATTTTGATTAGATTTTGCAATAGTAAAACCAATTTACTTTTTAATCTTTGACTAATCTCTTCCTCAAACGCCAATGACCTATCTGAATTTTGTTTCTTTTTTCGGCATTTTTGGCTTGTGCTTTGTGGCTTGGATCTTTTCTGAGGATCGGCGGGTCATTCCTTGGCGCGTCATTATCTGGGGCATCGGCTTACAATTAGTTCTAGGATTTTTTGTGTTTCAGCTACCTGCAACTAGAGATCTGTTGCAGAGATTTAGCGATTTGCTGAATGCTTTATTTGACTCGGCGGATACTGGGGCAAGATTTGTGTTTGGGCGCTTATTCGTACCACCGACAGGACAGGAGCCATATGCACTGCTGCCTGTGAAGCCTGATGGTACTTGCGCCCCTGGGCAGGTTTTGCTTGATGATCTCACTAGTGCAGCCAATGCGGCGGCGAAGTACTGTACGACAAATCGTTTGTCCTATGTATTTGCATTTCGGGCATTGCCTGCGGTGATTTTTTTCTCAGGTTTTATGGCGTTGCTAGAAAATCTTGGAGTTATCCAAATCATTGTGAATGTATTTGCCAAGATATTTTTCTGGACGATGCGTTTGAGTGGAGCAGAAGCTCTAAGCGGCTCGGCAAATATTTTTGTTGGTATTGAAGCAGCGATCGTGGTTAAGCCTTACTTACCCAAAATGACTCGCAGTGAGTTATGTGCCATTTTGGCTTGTTGTTTTGGGACAGCGGCTTCTTCGACCTTGGCAATTTATACGAGTTTTTTAAAGCCAGTTTTCCCCAATATTCTGGGACACTTAGTTTCAGCCTCGATTATTGCGATCCCCGCCTGTTTTGTACTATCGAAAATCCTTGTTCCAGAAACAGAAGTCCCCTTAACTATGGGTGGGATTCCTAAGGAAGATAAGTCAGCGAAGCCTAAAGATGATGGCGAGCTAGAAAATGCTGGTGGCGAGACGATGAAGCGAATGAGTCCGATGGATGCCACGATTATTGGCGCATTGGATGGTTTGAAGATGGCAGCATCGATCGCTGCAATTTTGATTTTGATCGTTGGCTTAGTGGATCTGATCAATCAAATTTTTGCTTCACTGGCTACTGTCAGCGATATTTTCAAAGTGATTAATCTGCCCAATATCCAAGGCGCTTTGTTTTATCCTTTGACTTTGCTTACTGGAGTATCACTAGATGACTCTTGGACTGCTTCGGTAATTATTGGTCGGCGTTTGTTAGAGACAGCGATTCCACCCTATCAAGCCTTGGCTCAAGCATCGAAAGATGGACTGATTAGCGATCGCACTGTGATTATTGTCAGCTATGCCTTATCGGGATTCGCTCACCTTGCGTCAGTTGGTATTTTCGTAGGTGGCACGATCGCCTTGATCCCATCGCGTCGGCGTGATATTTCTGATTTGGGCTGGAAGGCTCTATTTGTAGGCACATTGGCAACGATGATGATTGCTTGTATTGCAGGGGTGTTTGACGATGGCAGTCCTAGTATTTTGGGAGAGAAGAAAAAAGCTGATCCATCACAGGCTAAACCTGCGGCGACAGTTGCTCCTAGTGCTAACCCGTCAACTTCACCTAGCACCCCTCCTAGTCCATCTCCTAATTCTCC includes the following:
- a CDS encoding DUF7219 family protein, giving the protein MSNIDKDRFLNPIPSYRGEFSPENLAFNANLQEFTNRVSIICALETGGKISPNEAYKQIKDLWTELDQSKQNLLADD
- the rpsT gene encoding 30S ribosomal protein S20; the protein is MANIKSAKKRIQIAERNRLHNRSYKSAVKTLIKSYLEAVDTYKANPTPEALEAVNAKQSLAYSKIDRAVKRGVLHGNTGARRKAKLAVAYNKATAAK
- a CDS encoding NupC/NupG family nucleoside CNT transporter codes for the protein MTYLNFVSFFGIFGLCFVAWIFSEDRRVIPWRVIIWGIGLQLVLGFFVFQLPATRDLLQRFSDLLNALFDSADTGARFVFGRLFVPPTGQEPYALLPVKPDGTCAPGQVLLDDLTSAANAAAKYCTTNRLSYVFAFRALPAVIFFSGFMALLENLGVIQIIVNVFAKIFFWTMRLSGAEALSGSANIFVGIEAAIVVKPYLPKMTRSELCAILACCFGTAASSTLAIYTSFLKPVFPNILGHLVSASIIAIPACFVLSKILVPETEVPLTMGGIPKEDKSAKPKDDGELENAGGETMKRMSPMDATIIGALDGLKMAASIAAILILIVGLVDLINQIFASLATVSDIFKVINLPNIQGALFYPLTLLTGVSLDDSWTASVIIGRRLLETAIPPYQALAQASKDGLISDRTVIIVSYALSGFAHLASVGIFVGGTIALIPSRRRDISDLGWKALFVGTLATMMIACIAGVFDDGSPSILGEKKKADPSQAKPAATVAPSANPSTSPSTPPSPSPNSPSSANPSASPTFSPKASPSLR